The genomic DNA TTTTTCATTCGAAGTACTGCCGCCTGTGAGAAAGTAACATGGGCTGCATCAAGCAATGGGTCTTACTTCCCTTAAGCAGCCCGCCCGACTCGCGCGCTTCTTTTTGAGGCCCATTCAGTTCACAAAAggacctctctctctctctctctctctctctctctctctctcgttaCAGGGCTCCCCGCGGCGGCCCAGCCATGCTCACACTCCACTCTCCCTCCAGTTCTCTTctcccacgccgtcgccgcctttAACCTTCCCCACAGCTCCACGCGCCTCTCCTCTCCCCGCCGGTCGCCGGAGAGTAGCGGGGGACTCGTGCTTCTTGCGTTTTGACGGTTTCTCCTTATCGCTGAGCTTCTATTTACCGGGGAAGAGTAGAGAAGCAGGTAGGTTGGTATGGTGGAGGAGGTGCATCTAGGTCTTCCAGGTCCCTGGGCGGCGGACTACCGGGAGAAGGCCGACCACTACACCACTAAGATCGGTGGAGTGCCCGTACGTCCTTCTTAGTCTTGTGTGTAGCTCTCCTGGTTCTTGCTTCTATTTTTGCTTAGAAATTAGAGGCTGAGTTATGCATTTTAATCAGTTGTTCCACCACAATTATCAGTTTTAATTGATGATCCTTTGCGAGTATGGAAGTTTTTTTTCCTGAGGGATTATAAGCAATGAAGCTTGCACCAGTAGTTCAACACCAAGCTCCTTTTGATTCATTTGCTCAATTGCAGGATTGGCCAACTGGTGATACGGGCATTAAGCCTGAAATGCTTCAGTGCAGCTTATGTGGAGCCAAGCTTTGTCTTGTTGCTCAGGTGAGTATCGTTGACTTAGCTAGAAATTAGAAGTTGAAGCGTTTTGATGGGTATCCATATGAGAAAATGCTGTATTGTAATGTTTGGACAACAGCTAGTAAGCTGTTATGAACTTGCAATGTTCAGGCATAGCATTTTACAAAACCTGTTTATATGCTGGTCTGTGATGATAGAGAATGCTTATATGTCAAAACTGGTACTTTCACCTCACTCTGTTTTTGTGGTCCTAAACTCAGGTATATGCCCCTGTGGTGAAGCTAAACATTGAGGAGAGGACAATATATGTGCTTGCTTGTCCGACACCAGAATGTGGGCCTAAGCCTCAGAGGCAAGTTTACGCCAATTTGATTCCGCCTCATTATTAGTTATTCAGATCTGGTACATGATTTTTAAGTTAGTTTGTCTCTTTTACTATTCTTCTTATAGTTGGAAGGTCCTAAGAGTTCAAAAATGCCGTAGTGTTGAGCAAACAGAAGGTGATGGTGATGAATTAGGTCAAGCGACTGGACCTTCTTCTACAAGTATTCCAGAAGAACAGATTGATAAAAATACGAGTCTTGATATCAACGACGATGATTTCGATCTAGATGCCTTAGCCGAAGCGCTTGAGCAAGCTGCGGCATTGGCATCTAactcaaagaagaaaaataaaccaAAGCGTGCTAATGCCCCTATAAAACGTCCTGTATTAAAGGAGAAAGCAAGTGATCTGAGCATACCAGGTGATGAAAATTTCTTAAGAACTCGTTACTATGTATACAAACTTCGAGTGGTTTGATCTGATCAAAATTTGCTGCAGTTCTTCCTTGTTTTTACATATACTATGATAAGGAACAATACCAGGGCAAAGGTGCTGTGGGTTCAAGTAGCAACGAATTGGTTCTAGACAAAGAAATAATAGACGCAAcaaatgatgaagaagaaaaatgggaaggAGAAAAATATGAGTATGATAAAGCTATTGGTGCTGACAGAACTTTCTTAAAATTCAAGAAGCGGTTGGATGCCTATCCTGAGCAATGCTTTAGGTAGTTAATATTAACTCATAGTATTTTTAATCTGATGTGGATGTCCACAGACTTTTCTTTGTTGCCTTTCTTGGCTTGTATTACCTGAATCAATTTTGGCACACAATATTTAGGTATTCTTATGGTGGCAAGCTACTGTCAGCggcaacaaaattacaagatGCTGGCACTTGTAGGCTTTGTGGCTCATCACGGCAGTATGAATTGCAATTGATGTCTCCATTATCATACTTTCTCCATCAGGCTGGTGACGGTTCCTCAAATTATGCACCCAGCAGCTGGACTTGGCTGACTCTTATCATATACACTTGCTCAAAGGTATGGTCTTACTCTTCAATTTCCTGATACTGAATAAACGGTGAAGTTTCAGGAGTCCTTAAGGTTATGCATGCATGTATTATGTCAAATTTGTGTAATGAAGAGATTCCCTTGTCCTGCTTGATGTTCTTTATGTACCTTTTGGAATGGATCAGGAAATAATTAAGATATGTTGAGCAAAACATTTGCCAGGATTTAATCCAGCCTAAACTTTAGACTTCCAACGGATTCTatttgtaaaataaaaaagaacttTGGATCTGTTACTTATCCTAGATTCCATCTCGAGACATTTTCTGTCATCCATGCTATGGTGAATTGGTGTCTATCATCCTTGAAGATTTAAAAGAATTCTAGGCATATGGAATCTTAGAGGTCAGATGGGAAGCTATGCATTTTTTTAAGCAAATTGGCAGAAGCTTTGCCTTTCATTTAAGGTTGAAAAGGAGTTTACCAATGCAACATCACAAGCCAAAGACATTAGCCTGGATCCTCCCCCTTTTAAAGCCACCCGGCAAGGATTAAATAACTGATTGCAAAGGAAACGATTAGCCTAGGAATTAGGTCAGAATGCCATCTGGTTGGCATTGTTTAGTATTTCT from Setaria italica strain Yugu1 chromosome VII, Setaria_italica_v2.0, whole genome shotgun sequence includes the following:
- the LOC105914840 gene encoding programmed cell death protein 2-like; translation: MVEEVHLGLPGPWAADYREKADHYTTKIGGVPDWPTGDTGIKPEMLQCSLCGAKLCLVAQVYAPVVKLNIEERTIYVLACPTPECGPKPQSWKVLRVQKCRSVEQTEGDGDELGQATGPSSTSIPEEQIDKNTSLDINDDDFDLDALAEALEQAAALASNSKKKNKPKRANAPIKRPVLKEKASDLSIPVLPCFYIYYDKEQYQGKGAVGSSSNELVLDKEIIDATNDEEEKWEGEKYEYDKAIGADRTFLKFKKRLDAYPEQCFRYSYGGKLLSAATKLQDAGTCRLCGSSRQYELQLMSPLSYFLHQAGDGSSNYAPSSWTWLTLIIYTCSKSCCPSSCGGKPCSCCWGVAEEDIVIQEDEAVKNLIC